A genomic window from Neoarius graeffei isolate fNeoGra1 chromosome 5, fNeoGra1.pri, whole genome shotgun sequence includes:
- the gra gene encoding uncharacterized protein C8orf88 homolog has product MMEVSTRRMRNLEPARPLRRLNSNQVVQTHVVAEPVEKPAERSLNMIKVEDFFEILKLHSQSQAPAKRERISYSRDFLLKLAKTPMAKKKPDFLPDHPVILDKGRELDTHKLYGNTCAKWDMLPE; this is encoded by the exons ATGATGGAGGTCTCCACGAGGAGGATGCGAAATCTGGAGCCAGCAAGGCCACTGCGCAGACTAAATAGTAATCAAG tggtccAGACACATGTAGTGGCTGAGCCTGTGGAGAAGCCAGCAGAAAGATCA cTAAACATGATAAAAGTGGAGGATTTTTTTGAAATTCTCAAGCTGCACAGCCAAAGTCAAGCACCTGCCAAACGAG AGAGAATATCATACAGCAGAGACTTCTTGCTCAAGTTGGCAAAGACACCAATGGCAAAGAAAAAACCTGACTTTCTACCAGATCACCCAGTAATTCTGGACAAAGGG AGGGAACTAGACACACACAAGTTGTATGGAAACACCTGCGCTAAATGGGACAT
- the rbm12bb gene encoding RNA binding motif protein 12Bb produces MAVVIRLQGLRVTAGSEDIRNFFTGLRIPDGGVHIIGGELEEAFIIFASDEDARRAMTRSGGCIKGSRVNLLLSSRSEMQKVLEESARKSEANNRRNYKEVVKRPAFEGRPPSLIEGLKLDMRRGDNQNMGNRPSLVSPNDTRTQKKAEDGFYLYLSGMPFSATKEDVRTFFEGVQIDDLIFMRNNYGMFNGCGLVKFRTREDATEGLKRDRKYIGPRYIRVMPASEHQWIKSGGLVKPEGASQRKPALERTRSRSPIRQRSHSSSSEEFGVLYENLPYSVEKRDIKAFLHPVSLMDDQISIFVGSNRSKSAIVVFKNIKDYCSGLAHHKDTFLHSVVYVSPVSKERIASILQSPGNPREDHRGSSRSSEHSQKSVYDSEKRCIYVRNLPFDVRKVEIMDFFHGFQLSEDRLILLHDDRGTGLGEALVIFQTEKEAMMAQSLNGQRFLGSEVMLKCITWAQMQEFGIDTSNMLERNLKRNSPRYDSEPNFLNDRMHQDNCDVMLEAPRYGPGNRGPLDRLENPDVYGPGPRGSDPPQCGPPDQQFNRPTCVRLLNLPPQIKVDEIYDFCYGYRVIPGSVTLQYNRNGAPTGTATVVFESHSEAVTAVQELNGRPIGTRKINIVFV; encoded by the coding sequence ATGGCGGTGGTCATCCGCTTACAGGGACTTAGAGTCACAGCTGGTTCTGAGGACATTCGCAATTTCTTCACTGGCCTTAGAATACCCGATGGTGGGGTTCATATAATTGGTGGAGAACTTGAGGAAGCCTTCATAATTTTTGCATCCGATGAAGATGCAAGACGAGCGATGACCCGCTCAGGAGGATGCATTAAAGGCTCTCGAGTCAACTTGCTTTTGAGTAGCAGGTCCGAGATGCAGAAGGTTCTTGAGGAAAGCGCAAGGAAATCAGAAGCAAATAACAGGAGGAACTATAAGGAGGTTGTCAAAAGACCAGCATTTGAAGGAAGACCCCCGTCACTCATTGAGGGCTTGAAACTAGACATGCGAAGAGGAGATAACCAGAACATGGGAAACAGACCTTCTCTAGTTTCTCCTAATGACACTCGTACTCagaagaaagctgaagatggcttCTATTTGTACTTGTCTGGAATGCCATTCTCAGCAACAAAGGAGGATGTGCGTACCTTTTTTGAGGGTGTACAAATTGATGACCTAATTTTTATGCGAAACAATTATGGCATGTTTAATGGCTGCGGTTTGGTTAAATTTAGAACCAGAGAGGATGCCACTGAAGGTCTGAAGAGGGATCGGAAATACATTGGTCCACGTTACATCAGAGTAATGCCAGCCTCAGAGCATCAGTGGATCAAATCAGGGGGCTTGGTTAAACCCGAAGGTGCAAGTCAGAGAAAACCTGCCTTAGAGCGCACAAGATCTCGGTCTCCCATTCGCCAACGGTCACATTCGTCTTCCAGTGAAGAGTTTGGTGTATTGTATGAAAACCTGCCATATTCAGTTGAAAAGCGAGATATAAAAGCCTTCCTCCATCCTGTGTCTTTGATGGATGACCAGATCAGTATTTTTGTTGGTAGCAATAGGAGCAAATCAGCTATTGTGGTGTTCAAGAATATAAAGGACTATTGTTCTGGCCTGGCTCACCACAAGGATACGTTTCTGCACAGCGTTGTTTATGTATCTCCTGTCTCCAAAGAAAGGATTGCCAGTATACTACAATCTCCTGGTAACCCAAGAGAAGACCACAGAGGATCCAGCAGATCATCTGAACATTCACAAAAGAGTGTTTATGACTCTGAGAAAAGGTGCATATATGTTCGCAACCTGCCTTTTGATGTCCGTAAAGTAGAGATCATGGACTTTTTCCATGGATTCCAACTTTCAGAGGACCGGCTTATCCTGCTCCATGATGACAGAGGAACTGGACTGGGTGAGGCGTTAGTGATTTTTCAGACAGAAAAGGAAGCAATGATGGCGCAGTCTCTGAATGGGCAAAGATTTCTTGGATCGGAGGTTATGCTGAAATGTATCACCTGGGCTCAGATGCAAGAGTTTGGTATTGACACCAGCAACATGCTTGAGAGGAACTTAAAGAGGAACTCGCCAAGATATGACAGTGAGCCCAATTTCCTTAATGACCGAATGCATCAGGACAATTGTGATGTAATGCTAGAGGCTCCTCGCTATGGTCCTGGAAACAGAGGTCCATTGGATCGTTTGGAAAACCCCGATGTTTATGGACCGGGGCCGCGTGGTTCTGACCCTCCTCAGTGTGGACCACCTGACCAACAATTTAATCGGCCGACGTGTGTCCGGTTGCTCAATCTACCCCCTCAGATAAAGGTTGACGAAATCTATGACTTCTGCTATGGGTACAGAGTAATTCCGGGGTCGGTCACGTTGCAGTATAATAGGAATGGAGCACCTACAGGTACTGCAACTGTTGTGTTTGAAAGCCACAGTGAGGCAGTCACTGCTGTCCAAGAATTAAATGGAAGACCCATTGGTACGAGGAAGATTAATATTGTGTTTGTGTAG